TTTTAGAGATAAAACAACAACTGAACTTGGTAATTTCTGGGAATTTTTTGTAAAATCTATCACCCGTTTATTGTTGCCATTATCTTTTGTGATGGCCTTGATCTTGACTTTTAACGGTACGCCTGCAAGTTATGAGGGAAAAGATAAATTTATCTCCCTACAAGGAGACACGGTTAATGTTTCGAGGGGACCAGCAGCCCAAATGATTGCTATTAAACATTTGGGCACAAATGGCGGAGGTTATTTTGGTGCCAATTCAGCACACCCTTTTGAAAACCCAAGCTACTTTACCAATATGGTTGAAATGATTGCACAAACCATTATTCCTTTAGCGATGATCATTGCCTTTGGTTATTTCATCCGCAGAAAAAAACTAGCCTGGACCATTTTTGGGGTAATGACCATTGGTTTGTTCATGCTACTACTACCCACTTTAAGTTCAGAATTAGGTGGAAATCCGGCCCTGGCCAAAATGGGTATCGCTCAAACTACCGGAGCTATGGAAGGCAAAGAAGTGCGTTTTGGTCCGGCAGCTACCGCTTATTGGAGTACATTGACCACCGTAATTTCTACCGGATCGGTAAACGGTATGCACGATAGTACCATGCCTTTAACTGGATTATGGCAATTGTTGGCCATGATGATCAATTCATTCTACGGGGGCTGTGGTGTTGGTTTATTGAATTATTTCATTTACCTGATTGTTGCCGTATTTATTTCAGGCTTGATGGTTGGTAGAACGCCGGAGTTTCTTGGGCATAAAGTAGAAGCCAGAGAGATTAAAATTGCGGCCATTATCACTTTGTTGAGTCCATTTTTGATCCTGGCAGGAACTGCAATTGCAAGTTACATCTTCACTAATCATGGCAATGCTGCATGGGCTGTTCAGCCTAAGAGCTGGCTTAATAACCCTGGTTTCCATGGGTTTTCAGAAATGTTGTACGAAATGACTTCATCAAATGCCAACAATGGCTCAGGCTTTGAAGGATTAGGCGATAACAATATCTTTTGGAATCTATCTACGGGGATTGTAATTTTCTTAGGCCGTTTCTTGCCGATTATTGGCCCGGTTGCCATCGCTGGATTATTAGGCGCTAAAAAATTTATACCTGAATCAGCCGGTACGCTTAAAACGGATACCAAAACCTTTGCACTAATGACTTTTGCGGTGATCATCGTGTTAAATGCACTTTCTTATTTCCCCGCCCTAGCTTTAGGCCCGTTGGCAGAATATTTTACTATGCTTAAATAATAAGAATTGTCACCAATAAACTTAGGATGACAAACCATACCATAATCTGTGAAATCGATTAAATCTGAGAAATCACATAATAAATAAAAAAATGAAACCCAATAATAAATTGTTCGAACCTGCCTTGGTGCAGACCGCACTAAAAGAATCTTTCATCAAGCTTGATCCAAGGGTAATGGTACGAAACCCGGTGATGTTTACCGTAGAAATCGGAACGCTGGTAATGGCTTATGTTACCATATACTCTTTCAGCCATAACGGGCAGGGATCGCCTTTATACAATTTCTTTATCTTTTTAGTTTTATTGCTTACCGTACTGTTTGCAAACTTTGCCGAAGCCATTGCCGAAGCAAGGGGTAAAGCACAAGCCGATAGCCTTCGTAAAACAAGAGAAGAAACACCAGCTAAAGTGCTTTTAGCAAACGGAACCATCGAGATCCGTTCATCAAACCAGTTAAAAAAAGGTGATGTGTTTATTTGTGAAACTGGCGATACCATTCCTACTGATGGAGAGATTATTGAAGGTATTGCGACTATCGACGAATCGGCCATTACAGGTGAGTCTGCCCCTGTAATCCGTGAATCAGGAGGTGATAAATCTTCGGTAACCGGAGGTACAAAAGTTTTATCAGATGAGATTAAAGTTCAGGTGAGTACTGCTCCCGGAGAAAGTTTTTTAGATAAAATGATTGCTTTGGTTGAAGGTGCATCACGTCAGAAAACACCAAATGAAATTGCTTTAACCATTTTATTGGCCAGTTTTACTTTGGTATTCATCATTGTATGCGTAACCTTGAAACCTTTTGCCGATTATGCCAATACACCGATAACCATTGCGGCATTGATTTCCCTTTTTGTCTGTCTGATTCCAACAACCATCGGCGGACTTTTATCTGCCATTGGTATAGCCGGAATGGACAGGGCATTAAGAGCCAATGTAATTACCAAATCGGGTAAAGCGGTAGAAACTGCAGGCGATATTGATGTGTTGCTATTAGACAAGACCGGAACCATCACCATTGGTAACCGTAAAGCCACCAATTTTTATCCAACTACAGGGCTAAACATTAAAGCTTTTACCGATGCCTGCGTACTAAGCTCGTTGGCAGATGAAACCCCAGAAGGAAAATCGATTGTTGAACTGGCTGCTGAGCAGGGTATCAAATCTTCCGGAACACCAGAAGGATCTACATTCATCAAATTTACCGCCGAAACCCGCTCAAGTGGCTTAGATACAGCCGACGGGAGAAGGATTAGAAAGGGTGCTTTCGATTCGATCAGGAATATAGTTGAAAAAGCTGGAAATATTTTCCCTTCCGACATTGAAAATCATGTGAAAACTATTGCTACCAATGGAGGAACGCCACTTGTGGTGTCTGAAAATGAAAAAGCTCTTGGCGTAATTGAGTTACAGGATATTATTAAACCTGGCATCAGCGAACGTTTCGAACGCTTGAGGAAAATGGGTGTGAAAACAGTAATGGTTACTGGTGATAATCCATTGACTGCTAAATACATCGCAGAAAAAGCTGGTGTTGATGATTTTATTGCAGAGGCTAAACCTGAAGATAAAATGAACTACATCAAAGATGAGCAAACAATGGGTAAACTGGTAGCAATGATGGGCGATGGTACCAATGATGCCCCAGCTTTGGCCCAGGCCGACGTGGGTGTAGCTATGAACAGTGGAACACAGGCTGCAAAAGAGGCAGGTAATATGGTTGATTTGGATAACGACCCAACCAAATTGATCGAGATTGTGGAAATTGGTAAACAATTGCTGATTACCCGTGGTACACTCACTACTTTTTCCATCGCAAATGATGTGGCCAAGTATTTTGCCATTGTTCCGGCTTTGTTTATTGCGTCTATACCAGCTTTGCAAAGCTTGAACATTATGGGCTTGCATTCGCCAGAATCAGCTATTATGTCGGCTGTTATTTTTAATGCCATTATTATTCCAATCCTGATTCCGCTAGCATTAAAAGGGGTTGCCTATAAACCTATCGGTGCAACTGCTTTATTACGTAGAAACCTATTTATATATGGTATTGGTGGTGTAGTAGCCCCGTTTATAGGCATTAAAATAATCGATTTATTGGTCGGTTTATTTGTATAAAATTTTCGTCATTCCCGCGTAGGCGGGAATCGTAATGCAGGCGCTTTAAGATTCCCAATCAAGTTGGGAATGACGAATCGAATAAGAATTTAAAAAAATATTATGAAAAAGTACATTATTCAATCTATCCGCTTAACCCTAGTCCTATTGGTACTGTTATGCGTAGTATATCCTATCAGTGTAGCCCTTATCGGTAAAATGTCTAAAGGGCACGGTGGAGGAGAAAAAATCACCAAAAACGGTAAAACCGTAGGGTATGCATTATTGGGTCAGTCGTTTACCAAACCTCAATATTTCTGGGGAAGACCATCAGCTGTGGCCTACAATGCAGCAGGTTCTGCAGGTTCTAACAAGGGACCATCTAATCCCGATTATTTAAAAGAAGTGCAGTCGCGTATCGATACCTTATTGAAATATAATCCGGGCATTAAAAAATCAGATATCCCTGCCGATATGGTTACCGCATCAGGAAGCGGACTTGATCCAAATATT
The nucleotide sequence above comes from Pedobacter riviphilus. Encoded proteins:
- the kdpA gene encoding potassium-transporting ATPase subunit KdpA: MNTELIGIIATFLLTLVIAIPLGKYLAKVFAGEKVWTDFLKPLETGIYKLSGINIKEQMNWKQQLKALLTINILWLFYGFFVLIFQNKLPFNPDGNPGMTPDLAFNTVISFVANCNLQHYSGESGVSYLTQQYVLMFLQFVSAATGIAAAVVLFKAFRDKTTTELGNFWEFFVKSITRLLLPLSFVMALILTFNGTPASYEGKDKFISLQGDTVNVSRGPAAQMIAIKHLGTNGGGYFGANSAHPFENPSYFTNMVEMIAQTIIPLAMIIAFGYFIRRKKLAWTIFGVMTIGLFMLLLPTLSSELGGNPALAKMGIAQTTGAMEGKEVRFGPAATAYWSTLTTVISTGSVNGMHDSTMPLTGLWQLLAMMINSFYGGCGVGLLNYFIYLIVAVFISGLMVGRTPEFLGHKVEAREIKIAAIITLLSPFLILAGTAIASYIFTNHGNAAWAVQPKSWLNNPGFHGFSEMLYEMTSSNANNGSGFEGLGDNNIFWNLSTGIVIFLGRFLPIIGPVAIAGLLGAKKFIPESAGTLKTDTKTFALMTFAVIIVLNALSYFPALALGPLAEYFTMLK
- the kdpB gene encoding potassium-transporting ATPase subunit KdpB, with translation MKPNNKLFEPALVQTALKESFIKLDPRVMVRNPVMFTVEIGTLVMAYVTIYSFSHNGQGSPLYNFFIFLVLLLTVLFANFAEAIAEARGKAQADSLRKTREETPAKVLLANGTIEIRSSNQLKKGDVFICETGDTIPTDGEIIEGIATIDESAITGESAPVIRESGGDKSSVTGGTKVLSDEIKVQVSTAPGESFLDKMIALVEGASRQKTPNEIALTILLASFTLVFIIVCVTLKPFADYANTPITIAALISLFVCLIPTTIGGLLSAIGIAGMDRALRANVITKSGKAVETAGDIDVLLLDKTGTITIGNRKATNFYPTTGLNIKAFTDACVLSSLADETPEGKSIVELAAEQGIKSSGTPEGSTFIKFTAETRSSGLDTADGRRIRKGAFDSIRNIVEKAGNIFPSDIENHVKTIATNGGTPLVVSENEKALGVIELQDIIKPGISERFERLRKMGVKTVMVTGDNPLTAKYIAEKAGVDDFIAEAKPEDKMNYIKDEQTMGKLVAMMGDGTNDAPALAQADVGVAMNSGTQAAKEAGNMVDLDNDPTKLIEIVEIGKQLLITRGTLTTFSIANDVAKYFAIVPALFIASIPALQSLNIMGLHSPESAIMSAVIFNAIIIPILIPLALKGVAYKPIGATALLRRNLFIYGIGGVVAPFIGIKIIDLLVGLFV
- a CDS encoding K(+)-transporting ATPase subunit C, with protein sequence MKKYIIQSIRLTLVLLVLLCVVYPISVALIGKMSKGHGGGEKITKNGKTVGYALLGQSFTKPQYFWGRPSAVAYNAAGSAGSNKGPSNPDYLKEVQSRIDTLLKYNPGIKKSDIPADMVTASGSGLDPNISEQGAAIQIQRVAAARKIDVKKVKELVAMNTLKPFMGVFGPSSVNVLKLNLALDELN